The following proteins are encoded in a genomic region of Streptococcus equi subsp. equi:
- a CDS encoding DNA-binding protein, whose protein sequence is MENRIQELRKSRGISQADLADMMCVTRQTIISLEKGRYNASLELAYKLATFFNLTIEDVFLFEEKGE, encoded by the coding sequence ATGGAAAATCGGATACAAGAACTCCGTAAGTCACGAGGGATTAGTCAAGCTGATTTGGCAGATATGATGTGTGTCACTAGGCAAACCATTATCTCCTTAGAGAAAGGACGCTATAATGCGTCATTAGAGCTGGCCTATAAATTAGCGACATTTTTCAATCTGACTATAGAAGACGTTTTCTTGTTTGAAGAGAAGGGAGAATGA
- a CDS encoding membrane protein: MKNDRWIDKKYQRWEKVYKRLGHSLLTIGVLVGTYGIFLIIQGNHQTGFLLFILGPILLIASCLCYYVFTEPTSLREYLINSYDERNRAIRQKAQAYCFCLFAFLFLMLAIFFPNMTIKELFGYNLPLIVFNLYVMIRAWVSKHM, translated from the coding sequence ATGAAAAATGATCGTTGGATTGACAAAAAATATCAACGTTGGGAGAAAGTGTATAAGAGACTTGGTCATTCTTTACTGACAATCGGTGTGTTGGTAGGGACTTATGGGATTTTTTTGATTATTCAAGGGAATCATCAAACGGGCTTTCTCCTTTTTATCCTGGGGCCTATACTATTGATTGCGTCATGTCTTTGCTATTATGTGTTTACAGAGCCAACGTCTTTACGAGAATATCTGATTAATAGCTATGATGAGCGTAACCGAGCTATTCGTCAGAAAGCACAGGCCTACTGCTTTTGTCTATTTGCTTTTCTCTTTTTGATGCTTGCGATATTCTTTCCAAATATGACGATCAAGGAGCTTTTTGGGTATAATCTTCCGTTGATTGTTTTCAATCTGTATGTCATGATTAGAGCCTGGGTTAGTAAACACATGTAG
- the mviM gene encoding oxidoreductase produces the protein MLDIGIVGLGAISQKAYLPYMRQLRGINWHLSTRNALVRQEVGQLFGCARLYSTVNELLEAKLDGVFIHAATKAHLELASLFLQKGIPVYMDKPLTEDFFSTQALYQLADKHNTFLMADFNRRFAPGVKKLSTLSTKRKVVVEKNDINRPGDKQFKLFDFFIHPLDTALFLVDRRLVAGYFHYQLTDNDLLSQVSVTLRTEQTIISAAMNLQSGSRREVMEVQTPKETYHLENLETLRAYRGVDQEIKGFSAWDTTLSKRGFEAIVDSFLQAVKDGVNPVKPETSLLSHWICHQICQSHEADGILDVSLPL, from the coding sequence ATGCTAGATATTGGAATTGTTGGGTTAGGCGCTATTTCACAAAAGGCCTATTTACCCTATATGCGTCAATTAAGAGGAATCAATTGGCATTTATCTACTAGAAATGCGTTAGTCCGCCAGGAGGTGGGTCAGCTTTTTGGTTGCGCAAGGCTTTACAGCACTGTCAATGAGTTACTTGAGGCTAAGTTAGATGGTGTGTTTATCCATGCAGCCACTAAGGCTCATTTAGAGCTGGCTAGTTTGTTTTTACAAAAAGGAATTCCAGTTTACATGGATAAGCCTTTGACGGAGGATTTCTTTAGCACGCAGGCTCTTTATCAATTAGCAGATAAGCACAATACCTTTTTGATGGCAGACTTTAATAGACGCTTTGCACCTGGTGTCAAGAAGTTGTCAACCCTGTCAACCAAACGTAAAGTTGTTGTTGAGAAAAATGATATTAATAGACCAGGTGACAAACAGTTTAAGCTTTTTGACTTCTTTATACACCCTTTAGATACAGCTTTATTTTTAGTTGATAGGAGGCTTGTTGCAGGCTATTTTCATTATCAGCTGACTGATAATGATTTGCTAAGTCAGGTTAGTGTAACCTTAAGGACAGAACAGACTATTATTTCAGCAGCTATGAATCTACAGTCAGGTAGCAGGCGTGAGGTGATGGAGGTTCAGACACCTAAAGAGACCTATCACCTAGAAAATCTAGAGACCTTGCGAGCTTATCGAGGGGTTGATCAAGAGATCAAGGGATTTAGTGCTTGGGATACTACCTTATCTAAACGAGGCTTTGAGGCTATTGTGGATTCTTTTTTACAGGCTGTCAAGGATGGTGTTAACCCTGTCAAGCCAGAGACAAGTCTGTTGAGTCACTGGATTTGTCACCAAATTTGTCAATCTCATGAAGCTGATGGCATATTAGATGTTTCTCTTCCCTTATAA
- a CDS encoding DNA-binding protein, protein MIFSDLSVLLTQKSQLAYAKRLKYMGFFALCLGGLFLLLAFDVRLTSFAQGMLVGLGSGSLLLGVRAFSDCL, encoded by the coding sequence ATGATATTTAGTGATTTAAGCGTCCTGCTGACTCAAAAAAGCCAGCTAGCCTATGCCAAAAGGCTGAAGTATATGGGCTTTTTCGCTCTCTGTTTAGGCGGTTTGTTTTTGTTGCTGGCCTTTGACGTGAGACTGACGAGCTTTGCTCAGGGAATGCTGGTAGGGCTTGGTAGTGGTAGCTTATTATTAGGTGTTCGTGCTTTTTCAGATTGCCTTTAA
- a CDS encoding 30S ribosomal protein S10, with the protein MGKYQLDYKGMQQVERFHEKHSVAKTDKKSRVQQLRAQFLEKAKQSKK; encoded by the coding sequence ATGGGAAAATACCAGTTAGATTATAAGGGAATGCAGCAAGTAGAGAGGTTTCATGAGAAACATTCTGTTGCAAAAACAGACAAAAAGTCTCGAGTACAGCAGCTTAGAGCACAATTTTTAGAAAAAGCAAAGCAATCAAAGAAATAA
- a CDS encoding S-adenosylmethionine-dependent methyltransferase, translating to MTINLKAYQDMLTRPWGKLMYDLIFAQLGPIAGKTILDFGAGFCITAEALAVQNEVTAIEPNPDLLFAQKQESIHKIKGSLEALEKLPDQAFDMIICHNVLEYIAPKEHAIYLAQMERLLKPKGQLSLIKHNQVGKVLHSVIFEHDYDKALNVLNGQAFESLSFAAGQTYSIDDLLRKTDLKLQGYRGLRTCYGLQPNEVKAKPDWLEVLRTIELAICDQKPYKDMAFFQHVTLSKA from the coding sequence ATGACTATTAATCTTAAAGCCTATCAAGACATGCTCACAAGGCCCTGGGGAAAGCTCATGTATGATTTGATCTTTGCCCAATTAGGCCCCATAGCAGGCAAGACTATTTTAGATTTCGGAGCAGGCTTTTGCATCACAGCAGAGGCATTAGCCGTCCAGAATGAAGTAACTGCAATTGAGCCAAATCCTGACCTATTATTTGCCCAAAAGCAAGAAAGCATTCATAAAATAAAAGGTTCATTAGAAGCGCTAGAAAAACTGCCTGATCAAGCCTTTGATATGATCATATGCCACAATGTCTTAGAATATATCGCCCCAAAAGAGCATGCGATCTACCTAGCTCAGATGGAACGTCTATTGAAGCCTAAAGGGCAGCTATCACTCATCAAGCACAATCAAGTCGGAAAAGTTCTCCACTCTGTTATTTTTGAACACGACTATGACAAGGCACTTAATGTGCTAAATGGACAAGCCTTTGAAAGTTTATCCTTTGCAGCAGGTCAGACCTACAGTATTGATGACTTACTCAGAAAGACCGATTTGAAGCTCCAAGGCTATCGTGGACTGCGGACATGCTACGGACTTCAACCAAATGAGGTTAAAGCTAAGCCTGATTGGCTGGAAGTGTTGCGGACGATTGAATTAGCCATCTGTGACCAAAAGCCATATAAAGACATGGCCTTTTTTCAGCATGTCACACTCAGCAAAGCTTAA
- the trxA_2 gene encoding thioredoxin yields MIIPTSKEELARLIETEPRLVLFFTADWCPDCQYIYPVMPELEAENPDMTFVRLDRDDFIDLAQDWQIFGIPSFLVMEKGQEKGRLVNRLRKTKAEISDFLAAYH; encoded by the coding sequence ATGATTATTCCAACATCTAAGGAAGAACTTGCTAGGCTAATTGAGACAGAGCCTAGGCTGGTTTTGTTTTTTACAGCAGATTGGTGTCCGGATTGCCAGTATATCTATCCTGTAATGCCTGAGCTAGAGGCTGAAAACCCGGATATGACCTTTGTCCGCCTTGATCGCGATGATTTTATCGATTTAGCGCAGGATTGGCAAATTTTTGGCATTCCAAGCTTTCTTGTTATGGAAAAGGGGCAGGAGAAGGGCCGTTTGGTCAATAGATTACGAAAAACAAAGGCTGAGATTAGTGACTTTCTAGCAGCCTATCACTAA
- the yaaA gene encoding hypothetical cytosolic protein yields the protein MLTFLIPTAKEMKPVPPCYPHQLPQKSLPILEAMAELSLEELARAYSIRIEAASKEAKRLKAIAQGQSSAYPAYQLFNGLMYRHLKRDNLSKDQQDYLSKQVYITSSFYGIIPTDEKIAEHRHDFHTKVTINGQSLKHYWRPIYDQFAKDHKQIISLLSNEFRDVFSKEYQKLWISPKFMEERSGQLKTHSTISKKARGAFLTACLENNVQTKEALKQLSFAGFCYNEELSTETNYYYIKKES from the coding sequence ATGTTAACTTTTTTAATTCCAACAGCTAAAGAAATGAAACCAGTTCCACCTTGCTATCCACATCAGCTTCCCCAAAAAAGCCTGCCCATATTAGAGGCTATGGCTGAACTATCCCTAGAGGAGCTAGCAAGGGCCTACAGCATCCGTATAGAAGCAGCAAGCAAGGAAGCCAAGAGACTAAAGGCCATAGCTCAAGGGCAGAGTTCTGCTTATCCTGCTTATCAGCTCTTTAATGGGCTCATGTACCGTCATCTCAAGCGCGACAATCTCTCTAAAGACCAGCAAGACTACCTCTCAAAGCAGGTCTACATTACCTCGTCTTTTTATGGCATTATCCCTACTGATGAGAAAATCGCAGAGCACCGGCATGATTTTCACACTAAAGTAACCATCAATGGGCAAAGCCTTAAGCATTATTGGCGCCCTATCTACGATCAGTTTGCTAAAGATCACAAGCAAATCATTTCTCTGTTATCCAACGAGTTTAGAGATGTTTTTTCAAAGGAATATCAAAAACTGTGGATAAGTCCCAAATTTATGGAGGAAAGATCAGGACAGCTCAAGACGCATTCAACCATTTCAAAAAAAGCTCGAGGAGCCTTTCTAACAGCCTGTCTAGAAAACAATGTCCAAACCAAGGAAGCACTTAAGCAGCTGAGCTTTGCTGGCTTTTGCTATAATGAGGAGCTATCAACCGAAACTAATTACTACTACATCAAAAAAGAAAGCTAG
- a CDS encoding acetyltransferase (GNAT) family protein: MKLRRPKKQDEASVLEMMAEFEDYQSPHDGGFWNAEHFDYEKWLESNALMEAGLAIPENWVPAIQLVAFADQQAIGFVNVRLRLNEQLLVKGGHIGYSVRPSQRGKGYAKLMLKEALQLARQKGIREVLVTCHCSNSASRSVILANGGQLKDCNKGIERYWIKA; the protein is encoded by the coding sequence ATGAAGCTACGAAGACCTAAAAAGCAAGATGAAGCGTCTGTTTTAGAAATGATGGCAGAGTTTGAAGACTATCAGTCTCCTCATGATGGTGGTTTTTGGAACGCTGAGCATTTTGATTATGAAAAATGGTTGGAATCTAATGCTCTGATGGAGGCTGGCTTAGCTATCCCTGAGAATTGGGTGCCTGCCATACAGCTCGTTGCCTTTGCTGATCAACAGGCTATTGGATTTGTCAATGTACGCTTGAGATTAAACGAACAGCTACTGGTAAAAGGTGGGCATATTGGTTATTCTGTTAGACCTAGCCAGCGTGGAAAGGGCTATGCAAAGCTGATGCTAAAGGAAGCCTTGCAGCTTGCTCGTCAAAAGGGCATTCGTGAGGTTTTAGTGACTTGTCATTGCAGCAATAGTGCTAGTCGGTCTGTTATTTTAGCTAATGGTGGTCAGCTGAAGGATTGCAATAAGGGTATTGAACGCTATTGGATAAAAGCATAA
- the pepA gene encoding glutamyl-aminopeptidase, whose protein sequence is MIDLFSKIKEVTELDGIAGYEHTVRDYLRAKITPLVDRVEVDGLGGIFGIKESKADQAPRILVAAHMDEVGFMVSEIKADGTLRVVEIGGWNPLVVSSQRFTLYTRAGQAIPVISGSVPPHFLRGANGAASLPAVSDIVFDGGFTDKTEAESFGITPGDIIVPQSETILTANKKNIISKAWDNRYGVLMVTELLEALKDQTLHNTLIAGANVQEEVGLRGAHVSATTFDPELFFAVDCSPAGDIYGNPGHIGDGTLLRFYDPGHIMLKNMRDFLLTTAEEAGVAFQYYCGKGGTDAGAAHLKNGGIPSTTIGVCARYIHSHQSLYALDDFVEAQAFLQAIVKKLDRSTVDLIKKY, encoded by the coding sequence ATGATTGATTTATTTTCAAAAATTAAAGAAGTTACTGAATTAGACGGCATCGCCGGCTACGAGCACACTGTTCGGGATTACTTACGCGCTAAGATCACGCCGCTTGTTGACCGAGTGGAGGTTGATGGACTTGGCGGCATATTTGGGATAAAAGAAAGCAAGGCGGATCAAGCTCCTCGCATTCTTGTTGCGGCTCACATGGACGAGGTTGGCTTTATGGTGAGCGAGATTAAAGCTGATGGAACACTGCGGGTTGTTGAAATTGGCGGCTGGAATCCACTAGTTGTTAGCTCACAGCGCTTTACCTTATACACTCGCGCTGGCCAAGCCATTCCTGTTATTTCAGGCTCAGTTCCTCCCCATTTTCTGCGCGGGGCAAATGGTGCTGCTAGTCTGCCAGCGGTTTCAGATATTGTTTTTGATGGTGGCTTTACAGACAAAACTGAAGCCGAAAGCTTTGGCATCACACCAGGAGATATTATTGTACCGCAGTCTGAAACCATTTTAACTGCCAATAAAAAGAATATCATCTCAAAGGCCTGGGACAACCGCTATGGTGTTCTCATGGTCACTGAGCTGCTAGAAGCCCTAAAAGACCAGACACTTCACAACACCCTTATTGCTGGAGCAAATGTCCAAGAAGAAGTCGGGCTTCGTGGTGCCCATGTGTCAGCCACTACATTTGATCCTGAGCTTTTCTTTGCTGTTGATTGCTCACCTGCTGGTGATATTTATGGCAATCCTGGCCATATTGGTGATGGAACCCTTCTACGCTTTTACGATCCCGGACACATCATGCTTAAGAACATGCGAGACTTCCTATTAACCACCGCTGAGGAGGCTGGGGTTGCCTTCCAATATTATTGTGGTAAAGGCGGTACAGACGCCGGTGCTGCTCACCTTAAAAATGGCGGTATCCCTTCAACCACAATCGGTGTCTGCGCTCGCTACATTCACTCACATCAGAGCTTGTACGCCTTAGATGATTTCGTAGAAGCACAGGCCTTTTTGCAAGCCATTGTCAAAAAGCTTGACCGCTCAACAGTTGATTTAATCAAGAAATACTAG
- the ssb_3 gene encoding single-stranded DNA-binding protein: MYNKVILIGRLVAKPELNKTLTDKQVVRFTLAVNRRFKTTTGEREVDFINAVAWGGLAETLASYASKGSLLSLDGELRTRKYDKAGQTHFVTEVLCHSFQLLESRAQRAIRENNAANDLIDLALEEEKLPF, translated from the coding sequence ATGTACAATAAAGTAATCTTGATAGGCCGTTTAGTGGCCAAGCCAGAATTAAACAAGACATTAACGGATAAGCAGGTCGTTCGATTTACCTTAGCAGTTAATCGTCGGTTTAAGACGACGACTGGTGAGCGTGAGGTGGATTTTATCAATGCTGTTGCTTGGGGAGGTTTGGCTGAAACCTTGGCTTCCTATGCTAGCAAGGGGAGTCTGCTGTCACTTGATGGCGAGCTTCGCACACGAAAATATGACAAGGCGGGTCAGACTCATTTTGTGACAGAGGTTTTGTGTCATTCTTTTCAATTGCTGGAAAGTCGAGCGCAACGAGCTATACGTGAAAACAACGCTGCTAATGATTTGATTGATTTGGCTTTAGAGGAGGAAAAGCTTCCCTTTTAA
- the proC gene encoding pyrroline-5-carboxylate reductase, with translation MKIGFIGVGKMATAIIQGLTHTPHELIISGSSLARSKEIAGQLHLSYAQSHQELIDQVDFIILGIKPQLFETVLSPLQFKQPIMSMAAGISLDRLAQLTSSHLPLLRIMPNMNAQILQSTTALTGNDLVTADLLATAKELTNSFGTTFEIAEKDFDTFTALAGSSPAYLYLFIEAMAKAGVKNGLPKDKALSIVSQTVLASAKNLLVSTDSPHDLIDKICSPGGTTIAGLMDLEKTGLTHSVCSAIDTTIKKAKDLS, from the coding sequence ATGAAAATTGGATTTATCGGTGTTGGCAAAATGGCAACTGCTATCATTCAAGGCCTAACACACACACCACACGAGCTAATCATCTCAGGCTCATCCTTAGCTCGCTCTAAAGAAATTGCTGGCCAATTGCACCTAAGCTACGCCCAATCTCACCAAGAGCTGATCGATCAGGTTGACTTCATCATTCTAGGGATCAAGCCACAGCTCTTTGAGACTGTTCTTAGCCCTCTACAGTTCAAACAGCCTATCATGTCAATGGCTGCTGGTATTTCCTTAGACAGACTAGCTCAATTAACAAGCTCTCATTTGCCACTCCTACGTATCATGCCAAATATGAATGCTCAAATTCTCCAAAGCACCACTGCTTTGACTGGTAATGACTTAGTAACTGCTGATTTATTAGCTACTGCTAAAGAGCTAACCAACAGCTTTGGAACAACCTTTGAAATAGCTGAAAAGGATTTTGATACCTTTACTGCTCTAGCAGGGTCAAGTCCTGCTTATCTTTACCTTTTCATCGAAGCTATGGCAAAGGCCGGAGTCAAAAATGGACTGCCTAAAGACAAGGCCCTTAGTATCGTTAGTCAAACTGTCCTAGCTAGCGCCAAGAACCTGCTAGTCAGCACAGATAGTCCCCATGATTTGATTGATAAGATCTGCAGTCCCGGCGGCACAACCATTGCAGGCTTGATGGATCTTGAAAAAACAGGCCTGACACATTCTGTCTGCTCTGCCATTGACACAACGATCAAAAAAGCTAAAGACCTATCCTAA
- a CDS encoding hypothetical membrane associated protein, which produces MKGMNGKKTRIVSGLIGLGLLAGLGLRLKEVYQERERQRVLVELRAFFSALGEIEVLYINSFSSKRDDVTGGLVMTDGKTYTYHYHKGSIDFKEDLT; this is translated from the coding sequence ATGAAAGGTATGAATGGAAAAAAGACACGTATTGTTTCAGGATTAATTGGACTGGGTCTGCTAGCCGGCTTGGGATTGAGGCTTAAGGAAGTCTATCAAGAAAGAGAGCGTCAGAGAGTATTGGTTGAATTGCGCGCCTTTTTCTCAGCCTTAGGAGAGATTGAGGTCTTGTACATCAACTCCTTTAGCTCAAAGCGTGATGATGTCACTGGTGGCCTTGTCATGACAGATGGTAAGACCTATACTTACCATTACCACAAAGGAAGTATTGATTTTAAAGAGGATTTGACATGA
- a CDS encoding CAAX amino terminal protease family membrane protein: METKHSAVKVIISKLKWFGLALLVFMLEQAPTFLITKEQPMWQTLLLVVIFLLISGGTYYLAVKLHIVGDQAIPKNDYRALWIGLGVVAVFVVKMIGGILLFLEHGPGANTVNQAALEQAGLSPILMVTLVAIVAPIVEEIAFRGLLYGKLFGAESYLGLIFSSIMFGLIHVPTDFGSWFIYGGMGLVLGFVFHKTKKVEYTILIHFLNNALAVLIMLLLPYLQ, from the coding sequence ATGGAAACAAAACATTCAGCAGTAAAGGTCATCATCAGTAAATTAAAATGGTTTGGCTTAGCTCTTCTTGTGTTTATGCTTGAGCAGGCTCCAACATTTTTGATAACAAAAGAACAGCCAATGTGGCAGACACTTCTTCTTGTGGTCATTTTTCTTTTGATTAGTGGAGGTACTTATTACCTAGCTGTGAAGCTTCACATTGTGGGAGATCAAGCTATTCCTAAGAATGACTATCGGGCACTTTGGATTGGTTTGGGAGTGGTAGCTGTCTTTGTTGTCAAGATGATTGGTGGTATTCTGTTGTTTTTGGAGCATGGTCCGGGAGCCAATACGGTCAATCAAGCTGCCTTAGAACAGGCAGGCTTATCTCCGATTCTTATGGTTACGCTAGTTGCTATTGTGGCACCAATTGTGGAAGAAATTGCTTTTCGAGGGCTGCTTTATGGGAAGCTCTTTGGTGCAGAGTCTTATCTGGGCTTGATTTTTAGCAGTATCATGTTTGGCTTGATTCATGTGCCAACAGATTTTGGCAGTTGGTTTATCTATGGCGGTATGGGGCTGGTGTTAGGCTTTGTTTTCCATAAAACAAAGAAGGTCGAATACACGATATTGATTCATTTTTTGAATAATGCACTAGCTGTTCTTATCATGCTTTTGCTGCCTTATCTTCAGTAG
- the pflA gene encoding anaerobic ribonucleoside-triphosphate reductase activating protein translates to MKENCWNSPKPKEWTSEALSQGRVIDYKAFNFVDGEGVRNSLYVSGCMFHCKGCYNAATWSFKAGIPYTKELEEQIMTDLAKPYVQGLTLLGGEPFLNTGILIPLIKRIRKELPEKDIWSWTGYTWEEMMEETQDKLELLSMIDILVDGRFDITKKNLMLQFRGSSNQRIIDVKKSLAAGEVVIWDKLNDGDQSFEQMSRDDLI, encoded by the coding sequence ATGAAGGAAAACTGTTGGAATTCTCCCAAACCAAAAGAATGGACATCAGAGGCATTAAGCCAAGGACGCGTTATTGATTATAAGGCATTTAATTTTGTAGATGGGGAGGGAGTGCGAAACTCACTTTATGTTTCAGGCTGCATGTTCCATTGTAAGGGCTGCTATAACGCAGCAACCTGGTCTTTTAAGGCGGGTATTCCTTATACGAAAGAGCTTGAGGAGCAAATTATGACTGATCTTGCAAAGCCCTATGTTCAAGGTTTGACACTTTTGGGCGGTGAGCCCTTTTTGAATACGGGAATATTGATTCCTTTGATTAAGCGTATCAGAAAAGAGCTGCCAGAAAAGGATATTTGGTCTTGGACAGGCTATACCTGGGAGGAAATGATGGAAGAAACCCAGGATAAGCTAGAGCTGTTAAGCATGATTGATATTTTAGTTGATGGCCGCTTTGATATCACCAAAAAGAATCTGATGCTGCAATTTCGTGGATCCAGTAATCAGCGTATCATCGATGTTAAAAAGTCACTGGCTGCTGGAGAGGTGGTTATTTGGGATAAGCTAAATGATGGTGATCAGTCCTTTGAGCAAATGAGCCGCGATGATTTGATTTAG
- a CDS encoding lipoprotein yields MRFKQLSLTAFIGLLAMLLTACRQETNQTHQAARVGIIQYAEHSALDAAREGFIEALEQGGFREGKNLTITTKNAQGDQANLQTMVEQLAGKNDLQLAIATPAAQALLNMDSETPAVFTAVTDPVSAGLVDTLAKPGGNMTGSTDATDVENQIDLLTKALPQARTVGIFYNSSEVNSEIQAKKAKRELEKKGLKVLMKTVTTTNDVQQVMTSLASQVDAVYLPTDNTVASTATTIGDILKEAKIPSMGSDAAYLSAVLFTSGVDYHAIGMQAGQQAVDILKGKKPASIQVAKPQKASIAVNDDMARLLGIDPEVIKALASNGAN; encoded by the coding sequence ATGAGATTTAAACAGTTATCCTTAACAGCCTTTATAGGGCTTTTGGCAATGCTGCTAACGGCTTGTCGACAAGAAACCAACCAAACACATCAAGCTGCTAGAGTTGGGATTATTCAATATGCTGAGCACTCAGCCCTAGATGCTGCGCGTGAGGGTTTTATTGAGGCGCTTGAGCAGGGCGGCTTTAGAGAGGGGAAGAACCTGACCATTACAACCAAAAATGCACAGGGTGATCAGGCTAACCTGCAAACAATGGTGGAGCAGCTGGCGGGTAAGAACGATTTGCAGCTTGCGATCGCAACGCCGGCAGCGCAGGCGCTTTTAAATATGGACTCAGAGACACCAGCTGTATTTACAGCGGTAACAGATCCTGTCTCAGCAGGTCTGGTTGATACATTAGCTAAGCCTGGTGGGAATATGACAGGCTCTACAGATGCGACTGATGTTGAGAATCAGATTGATTTGTTGACCAAGGCGCTGCCTCAAGCTAGGACAGTTGGGATTTTCTACAATTCAAGCGAGGTGAATTCGGAGATACAGGCTAAGAAGGCCAAGAGGGAGCTTGAGAAAAAAGGCTTAAAGGTCCTTATGAAAACCGTAACCACTACTAATGATGTGCAGCAGGTTATGACAAGCTTGGCTAGTCAGGTTGACGCTGTTTACCTGCCAACAGATAATACGGTTGCCTCAACAGCTACTACTATTGGGGATATTTTAAAGGAGGCCAAAATTCCTTCAATGGGAAGCGATGCTGCTTACCTGAGTGCTGTTTTGTTCACCTCAGGTGTTGATTACCATGCTATTGGCATGCAGGCTGGTCAGCAGGCGGTAGATATTTTAAAGGGTAAAAAACCAGCAAGCATTCAGGTTGCTAAGCCTCAAAAGGCAAGCATTGCTGTTAATGATGATATGGCAAGACTTCTGGGCATTGACCCCGAGGTGATCAAGGCTCTTGCAAGTAACGGAGCCAACTAG
- a CDS encoding DNA-binding protein, with protein sequence MLFQIAFNPQRLRASYIKAYDERHQVVIKLAAVSTLILLVVLIIGCLCLNVFWSLVFGFRVFLEICLYTILLGFLGIKLLLEHMI encoded by the coding sequence GTGCTTTTTCAGATTGCCTTTAATCCTCAAAGGCTGAGAGCCTCTTATATTAAGGCTTATGATGAGCGTCATCAGGTAGTTATCAAGCTAGCTGCTGTATCAACCTTAATCTTATTAGTGGTGTTGATTATTGGCTGTTTGTGCTTGAATGTTTTTTGGAGTTTGGTTTTTGGCTTTAGAGTATTTTTAGAGATTTGTCTGTATACGATCTTGCTTGGTTTTTTAGGCATCAAGCTATTGTTAGAGCATATGATTTAG
- the pheT_3 gene encoding tRNA-binding protein, translating into MIFAYNKEQVGDVLMVILEDKKDIKRQVERKGRVARVFAEETGQTLAWNIFEASALIAVEGNGQVFLSEEELAILNAELAQEGFTERLEASPAPVFVVGQIIEMIPHPDSDHLNICQVQIAPDKAVQIVAGAPNAAVGLKTIVALPGAMMPSGSLIFPGKLRGKESFGMMCSPRELALPNAPQKRGIIELGDAAAVGEAFDPAKHWQS; encoded by the coding sequence ATGATTTTTGCATATAATAAAGAGCAGGTCGGTGATGTTTTGATGGTGATACTAGAGGATAAAAAAGACATCAAGCGACAGGTTGAGCGTAAGGGGAGAGTAGCGCGTGTTTTTGCAGAAGAGACAGGGCAAACCCTTGCTTGGAATATTTTTGAGGCGTCAGCCTTAATCGCTGTTGAGGGAAATGGGCAGGTTTTCTTGTCTGAGGAGGAGTTAGCGATTTTAAATGCGGAGCTTGCTCAAGAAGGGTTTACTGAACGATTAGAGGCTAGCCCAGCCCCTGTTTTTGTTGTGGGGCAAATCATTGAGATGATTCCTCACCCAGATAGTGATCATTTGAATATCTGTCAGGTACAGATTGCTCCTGATAAGGCTGTGCAAATCGTTGCAGGAGCACCTAATGCTGCTGTTGGGTTAAAAACAATTGTTGCCTTGCCAGGTGCTATGATGCCAAGTGGCAGCCTTATTTTTCCAGGAAAGCTTCGTGGGAAGGAAAGCTTTGGTATGATGTGTTCTCCACGCGAATTGGCCTTGCCAAATGCTCCACAAAAGCGTGGTATTATTGAGCTTGGTGATGCTGCAGCGGTTGGTGAAGCCTTTGATCCTGCTAAGCATTGGCAGAGCTAG